Genomic window (Oncorhynchus mykiss isolate Arlee chromosome 28, USDA_OmykA_1.1, whole genome shotgun sequence):
gatctggagaggagaatgggagaaactccccaaatacaggtgtgccaagcttgtagcgtcatactcaagaagacttgaggctgaaatcgctgcaaaaggtgcttcaacaaagtactgagtaaagggtctgaatacttacgtagattgatgaggatcagttttataataaggctgtaacataaaatgtggaaaaagtaaaggggtctgaatactttccgaatgcgctgtacatGTTTATGTACATGTAACCAGGTAAATCCCGACCTACGGTTTGCAATGGTCCCACGTAGGGAAATAGAGCAtgcgagaagagccctgtggcttcagacTATTCAGTGTGGGAGTGTGGGAAATTGTGGTGACCCAgtgtccaagtaggctacacATAGCCATTTGTTTGGAAAACATTTAAATCACAGGTAAGAAAGACATTTAACTAATGTAGTATAGTCCGTGTGTAACTCCAATCACTACTTTATAGtccgtttgtttgtgttgttggtcttggctagtttaatgttctggttggtagctagctagcactcacgTTGCTAACATTAGCACCTTCATGaaaaggggcatgagggaagccctacaatattacaattttctaagtagtgagaacgcttgggagcaggcaatgttgaaaaTTCATCCTTAGACATATTTTATTTTCCTTAACTGTTATTTTGAAATTGACAAAATCAAGCAGACAACAAGAAAATTGTGTTTGAAAAAAGGTCACGTTTTTGCTGTGAGCCAAGGTTATTTTCCCTACAGGTGGGCAGGGCAACAACGTTCTATTTAATACTGACTGGGACCATAACAATGGTGACCTTAGAACTGGAACCACTCGTCATAAAAGACAGATGGCACAATCATATTGTGACCGTGACAAATTCATCACCTGCCATATCAAACACTTAGTCAAGCCTTGACAGATATTTTGATTATGACGCTAATTCAAGTTCAGTTTCAAGATCAGAGCTGTAGCATTGGCAACATCATGCCCTACTTCTGATACCTTTCCACCCACTCCAGTAAAAGCACTGGAAACGTGCCGATGATACACTCTAACATAGAGCACAGGAGATTACACATTGAATGATAAGAGTGGGCCCATTCACATAATGTCCAAAGCAAGCACTCAACAGGTAGAAAACAAGAAGAATACTTAAATGTActgaataatatacagtataaaatCCTATTAAATCTGTAAGTATTTTGCAATCTAAAAAGGTTGTGTCGATAAATTGGCATGCGGATCGCGGTATTGGTGGCTGGGAAACAGAAAAAGAAAATGGATTAGAAAATATATTGAAAGCCATTTAGAGCAACTTCCCTTCCAGGGTTTGAGTCAACTCAAATTGAGCCGAATGAGTTTGTTTCACAACCCTCACCCAGTCAAGAGTCTCCGAAAATGGCCTCTATCCATGTCTAGAATATTCTAAAAGTGCACTTCTAGCGAGGAGAGACTGGAAAACGTTTTTTCAAAAAGCACAGAGTTACTGGGATAACAGTCCTGTCAAAATCGGCCACGCGACAGGTTTGCGTCATTCTCCACGACAATCATAAGGCAACCAAAACATGCCAAGCAAggattacaacaacaaaaaaataattgttATGAACAGCTTTCGCCAACTTTCAGCTACCAATCTTTTGAAGGTGTAGATAGTGTTAAAGAAAGTAGAAGTAAAAGTATGAGAAGAATGTTGAAGTAAGAATATGGGTAACTTTGGCTGCTTTCAAGTCTCGATCTGAAAATGTACATATGAATGTGGTCTGCAGTAGAGTGTAGAGGAGCTCCAGCCCTATGGATCTCCAGGCTGCAGGGAGACCAGCTGGTCGTGGGACTCGGTTAGGTGGGGTGGTCCAGTAGGGTAGGTCTCCTGGTCCTGGATCAGGAGGGCTGGGTGTGGGTTCTCCTCCTGATGGGTCACTAATGCTAGGAGGTCTGGACGAGGCGTCTGTAGTGTGGCATGACCTCGTTCTCAGGCAGGTGCAGGTTGAACTCCAGGGCCACCAACACAGGGAACTCAAAGGCTATCAGCTCCCTCCTGTTCACACGAAACCTCTCCTCCAGTTTCTACACATCAGAGAAAAAAAGGGAGATGAGAAATGTACAAACTAACCCACTTTATTACTTCCTACATCCTGtaatacacactgagtgtacaaagcattcagaacaccttcctaatattgagttgccccctccccattcttgacacacaagggaaactgttgagtgtgaaaaacccagcaaagttgcagttcttgacacaaaccggtaaacctggtacctactaccataccctgttcaaaaggcacttaaaatcttttgtcttgccccttcaccctctgaatggcaacacatacacaatccatgtctcaattgtctcaaggcttaacagtccttctttaacctgtctcctccccttcatctacactgattagtagatttaacaagtgacatcagtaagagATCGTACAGTGCCATGAGAAGTATTTGCCCCATTTGTCATTTTctatacttttgatactgaatgttatcagatcttcaaccaaaacctaatattagataaagggaacctgagtgaacaaataacacaacaattacatacttatttaacttatttcataaacaaaagttatgcaacacccactGCCCCCGTCTGAAAAGTAATTCctcccttacactcaataactggttgtgccaactttagctgcaatgactccaaccaaacgcttcctgtagtttCTGTAGATCAGTCTCCCACATTgttgtggaggaattttggcagCGACATTTGTGGCATTTCAAttcaatcaagtctacatgaaaatggctaaaaagcaacaaatttgaagttttggaatggcctagtcaaagtccagacctgatcccaattgagatgttgtggcaggacttgaaacaagcagttcatgcttgaaacccacaaatgtcgctgagttaaagcagttctgtaCGTAAGAAAATCGGCCAAAATTCCTCGACAGCAATGTGAGAGACTGAttcaaaaatatacaaaaaagaGAAAATcagaagggggcaaatactttttcacggcactgtagctttcacctggccagtctgtcatggaaatagcaggtgttcataatgttttgtaaactcagtgtagaGTGACTacaaaaaatataattttgtCTATGATCCCTATGCTAGCCACTTTGCCATCTGTCATGTGGTGCTTTTCTGTCACACAGATAAAAGCAGATTCTACACAGACTACATAACAGCCGATATCTTTACAACATCTGAAAAAGTGTGTAACTTCAAAGGAACCACGTCTAAAGGAATTCATATGATATAACAAATCGTATATTCCGTGCAGAATCGCTGTTTTGTCGGCGTGACAGGAAAGCGCCCATGATTTCCACCAGGCTGCTCAAGAGCCGAAGCCTAATGCACTAAGAGATGACGACGACACTCACATCTATGAGCTGCTTGACCTCATGCTTCTTGAGGTCTCCGCCGATCTTGGCGGCGAGCAGGACGCAGGCGCCGGCACAGAGTTTGCGGTTCTGCTTGTTGAGTTTCCCCTGGAGGACCAGCTTCTCGAAGTAGACGAAGGCCATGGCTACGGTGGGTTCCTCATAGCCACACTCCTCCTGGGCCAACTTACGGATCTCTCTCTTCAGACTggtgaagggatggagagaaaggtggTGAAGGCCGGGTTGATAACAGACAAATGCAGAGAGGTCAATgctaaagaaaaaaaaagaaaaccccAAAAGTACCAGTGTCCACAATGTCTGCCAGGAACTACTGTTGATACGATTAACCACAAGGGGTTCAAATAAGGCTGACACAAAACTGATCTTTTCAACATCATACTGAAACGTATGCGTCGTGTAGACGTCCCTACCTCCGGACTTTGCTGAGGGTCAGCCGTACGTGGGGGAACTTCTCCTTGAATGTTTCGTTCATGTCCTTCTTGAGGTCAGAAGGCTTGACGTACTCTATGACTGTAGTCTGAAAAGAGAGATCAAAGTATTGGTGTCAGAAAGACACGCTCGGATGTTAAGCTCtgctgtttgtaaaattgtgcaaGTGTTACGTCATTGTGTATGTGGAAGAGGACACAGAGAAGCATCAAATCTCACTATGGAAGGTGATGTGACCTTTAGATTCAGGGTTAGGTTTCATTGAGGTGGCGGTTGAGTATCAGAGACGGTGCACGAGATATTGGAGTcaggcagaggaggctggtgggaggagctattggAAGGGAACTAATAGAACGAAGTGAAACGTGGTTTCCAATAGGTTTGATAGGGGTCCatttattccgttccagccatcaCAATGAGCCCTTCCCCTTATAGCTGCTccaaccagcctcctctggacACAGGTAATATTGGGTGGCACACCGTACACGTCCCACAATAAGATAGAATAATATTCCAGAACGTTTACGACACTTTACATTTCCAAGCTTTGTACGTTCCGTTGATGTACTTTAACTGAGCCATTTAACTTTATTTCAGGTCAGAGGTTCATGTCCGTTATTTAGGAAGATAGaaggagcaccccccccccccccccccccccgaatcgAGGTATGTGATAGGAGAGTGATAATCAAAACATATTGCCCAAGTTGGCTCACGGTAAGTCATTTGCTTTGTTCAAACTTGCATTGCTCCCTATCTGAATCCAAAATATACTAAAGTATTTGCACCAACCAAAATATTTCTAAGTATACTTTGACTACTGCAGCAAATCTGTGGCTACTGTGGGCCCTGGGAAACCTGGAGGGAGCATTTCTAAAATGAAAGGACTGTAAAATGTATAGATTTATCTTTTACCGCAAAGGAAACTAAATGTACTAAAATGATTTCTATCCCACTCTACAGTTAGTAGCAGACTTGAAAGATCAGTTCAAGAAAGATAAAAGGCTTAGATTAGCACAGTGACTGATCGTGCAGTGAAACGTTCAGCATCTACTGGTCACATTCCTCGAGTGAAAACACAATAGCTATTGTTGTTTCGCAATGGGAGGAAGataagagaaaaaaaataaactgtCTAGCCTTAACTGAATACTTCACGTCTGGTCTGTCTATTCTACCAGCCCAGATAACACCAAcggagccaaatgagaaatgaaCTGGGAGTCTGTTGTTGTTGCTTTGATTCGAACACAAAACGAGCATTCCCTTGCCAAATTCTGGACATGAGAAAGTGATTAAGTAATAGTGAGGTATGTCCACAGGAAAAGGAGTGGAGCGGATAAACAGAGGcgagtctgaaatggcaccctattcccgacttagtgcactacttttgagcaactctataggccctggtcaaaagtagtgcactatacagggaatagggtgccttgtTATGAAGTGGCTGTTTAAAGCGCTACtgtatagagagacagggagtgtcTTCACACACGTCACAGACAAGTAGGAGTGTGAGCTGAACCAGGGATTGGGCCAATGACCTTTCTGATTAGAATGGTCAGACAGCCTCTTTGGACTCACAGTGAGTTCAGTTGATGCAGTATGAGGTAGAGCCACGCGCAAACGTGTGGCGAGCTGGCATTTGCCTGAGGACTTTTCCAAAAAATATTGATGCAAAAGCGTTCAAAAATAGGAACAAAGTACAGTTTTTTTTAGGCTGATTTGCCTCAATTTGTCAACTCACGCAAAATGGATCTGTCCTTCGCATCGGAGGGCTGCAGGTTCTGTGCGtgtcttgaccaatcagattaCGGAGATCACAGGTCGCGGGGGCCGGGGTACAACGCACGTCGAGCAAAGCTCAAAGCGCACTCTCCACTTTCCTCTGAACGACAAAAACTAAAACCCTTTCCATAAAATGTTGTAGCTGCCTACACCTAAATATTAGTGAGCTGACATGCTGTATGGATATAAAACGAGACGATTTCTCAGTCTGATAAACTGTAGGAGTCCTCAACCTTTTCTTGCCCAGTGACCCACTCCCAGGAAAACCGCAGACCCAGGGACCCACTCCCAGAAACACCGCCGACCCAGTGACCCACTCCCAGAAACACCAGTGACCCACACCCGGAAAAACCGCCGACCCAGTGACCCACACCCGGAAACACCGCCGACCCAGAGACCCACACCCAGAAACACCGCCGACCCAGAGACCCACACCCAGAAACACCGCCGACCCAGTGACCCACACCCAGAAACACCGCCGACCCAGTGACCCACACCCAGAAACACCGCCGACCCAGTGACCCACACCCGGAAACACCGCCGACCCAGAGACCCACACCCAGAAACACCGCCGACCCAGAGACCCACACCCAGAAACACCGCCGACCCAGTGACCCACACCCAGAAACACCGCCGACCCAGAGACCCACACCCAGAAACACCGCCGACCCAGTGACCCACACCCGGAAACACCGCCGACCCAGAGACCCACACCCAGAAACACCGCCGACCCAGAGACCCACACCCAGAAACACCGCCGACCCAGTGACCCACACCCAGAAACACCGCCGACCCAGAGACCCACACCCAGAAACACCGCCGACCCAGTGACCCACACCCGGAAAAACCGCCGACCCAGTGACCCACACCCGGAAACACCGCCGACCCAGAGACCCACACCCAGAAACACCGCCGACCCAGTGACCCACACCCAGAAACACCGCCGACCCAGTGACCCACACCCAGAAACACCGCCGACCCAGTGACCCACACCCAGAAACACCGCCGACCCAGTGACCCACACCCAGAAACACCACCGACCCAGGGACCCACACCCAGAAAAACCGCCGACCCAGGGACCCACACCCAGAAAAACCGCCGACCCAGGGACCCACACCCAGAAAAACCGCCGACCCAGGGACCCACACCCAGAAAAACCGCCGACCCAGGGACCCACTCCAAGAAAAAACGCCGACCCAGGGACCCACTCCCAGAAAAAACGCCGACCCAGGGACCCACTCCCAGAAAAAACGCCGACCCAGGGACCCCTATCATACtttagcaaaaaataaataaatattcatgTCTAAATAAAAATATTATTGTTTTACCAGGGGGAATTaagaagtaatcaacattttaaaataaatagaTTTGGTAGATTTGGTAGATTTGGTATTTTGACCTCCTAGCATTataattggaagaggaagtgAAAACTCTAACATAGTCTATTAGCTAGAAAAGTCACTAAACACATTTTCACTCAAATCTGTTTCGCTGGTTAAATAAGGTGCCCCCGGTTGAATACCTCTGCTGTAGGCTACTAACAGCAGCTGTACACAGCCTACTATGCACCCTGTCCCTCTGGGCAGGGTAAACAAAGTggtaacattatgtatttatagCTCATCTgtttgtgataggagaaaatgtgaatgtgatccAATTAGGTTTAGATTCAAACTTGGACTGGCTAGGCTACCTAGAACTTTTTAATCCAGAATTATTTAAATAATCCAAATCAACACAATAGTGATGACATGGAACCTGTTCACTTTGAATTAGGCCTACAGTTGCGTAGGCATACACGTTGCAAACTTGCATGAAGCAAAGTCAGCCCTGTGAGTTCTATTGTAATTGTTGTCTCTGTGTCGAGGAAACCCCCACGAGTCTGgttttaaaatataattcacATGAACAAGTACAAggttgctgcagtttgacagggttttcatCCCCCCCTTGGGGACAGAAGTTTTTTCAGCAgttttttttaaaaccatgtggcctgattttttttttttttaactctgtgGCCATCATAGCCCACATAAAACCTTTTTTGCAACTGACGAATCACTGTCATGTGGTCCAGAGTTTTATCTGGTTAGGTTaccagatcaggaaaaactctgggccccagGGAAAAAATTGGAACCTTTGTCGTCACCTCTGGTCTGTGATAATAAATAGGAGCTGGTTCGTTGTTTCTCTTAGGTTGTGTCTCTGACAActatttattttgaaaaatgttgATAATAATATGAAAAAACAAGATAGGCCccaaatctttcaaatactttagctgtgcttgTTTGAACTTGTCTGGCACAATGGAGTACAATCCCTGTCCATGCGGCACTAAAGGCAGGCTCAATTCAAAATCTCAAAGTATTTTAAAACAAATGCTGTTTGAACTCAGGCCTGGTAAGCAGAGGGATGTCTCACCATGTATGAGGGGAAGATTAGGACTCTCTTGTGCTTCCCACACGGCCACTGGGGATCGTCCAACAGATTAGGGTCGTACTCCCGGATCAAGTCCCCCAGATCGTTCCCTGTAGGGGACAAAATGACAGAGTCACACAATGAGCCAAGGACACAAACAAACACCGGGGACAAGAAAGAAGAACATAGTGTTTTTCCACTTCTTCTAATACAtagtcaaattaaatcaaatgttatttgtcacatgcaccgaatacaacaggaaatgcttactgacaagcccttaaccaacaatgcagttaagaaaataaataaaaagtaacaaaataacaataacgaggctatatacagggggtaccggtaccgagtcaatgtgcggggctacAGGTTAGGCGAGGTCATtcgtacatgtacagtgccttgcgaaagtattcggcccccttgaactttgcgaccttttgccacatttcaggcttcaaacataaagatataaaactgtatttttttgtgaagaatcaacaacaagtgggacacaatcatgaagtggaacgacatttattggatatttcaaacttttttaacaaatcaaaaactgaaaaattgggcgtgcaaaattattcagcccccttaagttaatactttgtagcgccaccttttgctgcgattacagctgtaagtcgcttggggtatgtctatcagttttgcacatcgagagactgacattttttcccattcctccttgcaaaacagctcgagctcagtgaggttggatggagagcatttgtgaacagcagttttcagttctttccacagattctcgattggattcaggtctggactttgacttggccattctaacacctggatatgtttatttttgaaccattccattgtagattttgctttatgttttggatcattgtcttgttggaagacaaatctccatcccagtctcaggtcttttgcagactccatcaggttttcttccagaatggtcctgtatgtggctccatccatcttcccatcaattttaaccatcttccctgtccctgctgaagacaagcaggcccaaaccatgatgctgccaccaccatgtttgacagtggggatggtgtgttcagctgtgttgcttttacgccaaacataacgttttgcattgttgccaaaaagttcaattttggtttcatctgaccagagcaccttcttccacatgtttggtgtgtctcccaggtggcttgtggcaaactttaaacaacactttttatggatatctttaagaaatggctttcttcttgccactcttccataaaggccagatttgtgcaatatacgactgattgttgtcctatggacagagtctcccacctcagctgtagatctctgcagttcatccagagtgatcatgggcctcttggctgcatctctgatcagtcttctccttgtatgagctgaaagtttagagggacggccaggtcttggtagatttgcagtggtctgatactccttccatttcaatattatcacttgcacagtgctccttgggatgtttaaagcttgggaaatctttttgtatccaaatccggctttaaacttcttcacaacagtatctcggacctgcctggtgtgttccttgttcttcatgatgctctctgcgcttttgacggatctctgagactatcacagtgcaggtgcatttatacggagacttgattacacacaggtggattgtatttatcatcattagtcatttaggtcaacattggatcattcagagatcctcactgaacttctggagagagtttgctgcactgaaagtaaaggggctgaataatttagcacgcccaatttttcagtttctgatttgttaaaaaagtttgaaatatccaataaatgtcattccacttcatgattgtgtcccacttgttgttgattcttcacaaaaaaatacagttttatatctttatgtttgaagcctgaaatgtggcaaaaggttgcaaagttcaagggggccgaatactttcgcaaggcactgtaggtaggggtaaagtgactatgcatacaagCCCTCAATGTTGAACATGTAATTGATTCATCTAAAACGTCACACTGCGGATGGTTATGCCTCTGAAAAAGTGATATGTATCACACCCACTCTGACAGGCCTACTCATATTCAGGGGCCTCTCTCTAGCATGGAGGATCCACACACTGACCTGTACGAAACGCTACAACTACTCCAGAGGATCCACACACTCATATGACTGACCCGTGTCGATGCTGCTCTGGTTGCTGTTGGCCCGGGCCAGGCTGAGACTGCGGTGGCTGACGTTACGAGACTGAGTGAAGGACGACACGGAGTCTATGGTGTTCCTGCGTCCGCTGCCCAGGGCGTTGGTGGGGTACAGGAACTGGGTGTACGACACAGtctgtgggagaaagagagagagacacactcacaTTTTCAAGAGCATGTTACTGTTAACTAAGGCGCTTGTGTTCAGGCTCTCACACAGGGtttgtctccagtcctctctcacCTTTCCGTCGGCCCCCAGCTCCACTCCCTCCAGCCCGATCACCATCTCCTTGGCAC
Coding sequences:
- the LOC110508552 gene encoding CDK5 and ABL1 enzyme substrate 1 isoform X2; protein product: MAAAMSSNTSTLQIKYSSIEHTRKRIDPRRRQAALSFLSNISLDGRPVQDDADNQIEEDNSIEARTRQSLVSTAERPLYAVGSGAAVATSTAAQALAIANQALIANTRASFGIGPTAAAPACTDPEGDAFGPSIFSSSFSVVPAATRSRLQTYTQGVVPAAHPRQASQVCCLEGGQIANSGLELQRSRRRLISQRSSLETLEDIEENAPLRRCRTLSGSPRPKSFKKVHFIKNMRQHDIRNGRDVKLESGRQRHPSGGVSAKEMVIGLEGVELGADGKTVSYTQFLYPTNALGSGRRNTIDSVSSFTQSRNVSHRSLSLARANSNQSSIDTGNDLGDLIREYDPNLLDDPQWPCGKHKRVLIFPSYMTTVIEYVKPSDLKKDMNETFKEKFPHVRLTLSKVRSLKREIRKLAQEECGYEEPTVAMAFVYFEKLVLQGKLNKQNRKLCAGACVLLAAKIGGDLKKHEVKQLIDKLEERFRVNRRELIAFEFPVLVALEFNLHLPENEVMPHYRRLVQTS